Proteins encoded in a region of the Vallitalea longa genome:
- a CDS encoding sulfide/dihydroorotate dehydrogenase-like FAD/NAD-binding protein yields the protein MYKIVKKKTINSQVELMVVEAPFTARKCEPGQFIILRVNEDGERIPLTIADYDREAGTVTIIYQVVGYSTKLLSKKQEGDCINDFVGPLGQPTELKKCDRVLGIGGGVGAAPLYPQIKKLKSMGVSVDVIIGGRSEEYIILEDEFKEVCDNIYFATNDGTKGTKGFVTDVLNELLEKGNKYDEVIAIGPLIMMKAVVSVTKPLNIPTGVSLNPIMIDGTGMCGGCRVTVGGETKFACVDGPDFDGFLVDFDECMRRQSYYKEEEDHVCKLDGVKNKK from the coding sequence GTGTACAAAATTGTAAAGAAGAAAACCATCAATAGTCAAGTTGAGTTAATGGTTGTAGAAGCTCCTTTTACCGCTAGAAAATGCGAGCCAGGACAATTTATTATTCTTAGAGTAAATGAAGATGGTGAAAGAATTCCACTAACTATTGCTGATTATGACAGAGAAGCTGGAACAGTAACAATTATATATCAAGTTGTTGGGTATTCAACTAAATTACTTAGTAAGAAGCAAGAAGGAGATTGTATTAATGATTTTGTTGGACCTCTAGGTCAGCCAACTGAACTTAAAAAATGTGACAGAGTATTAGGTATAGGTGGAGGCGTTGGAGCTGCTCCTCTTTATCCTCAAATAAAGAAATTAAAATCAATGGGTGTTAGTGTTGACGTTATCATTGGTGGACGTAGTGAAGAATACATAATTCTTGAAGATGAATTTAAAGAGGTTTGTGACAATATCTATTTTGCTACTAATGATGGAACTAAAGGTACAAAAGGATTTGTAACTGATGTTCTAAATGAGTTATTGGAAAAAGGGAATAAGTATGATGAAGTTATAGCTATAGGACCTTTGATTATGATGAAAGCTGTTGTTTCAGTTACTAAACCTCTTAATATACCAACTGGTGTATCACTTAATCCTATTATGATAGATGGAACTGGTATGTGTGGAGGCTGTCGTGTCACTGTAGGTGGAGAAACAAAATTTGCATGTGTTGATGGACCTGACTTTGACGGATTCTTAGTTGATTTTGATGAATGTATGAGAAGACAAAGCTATTACAAAGAAGAAGAAGACCATGTATGTAAATTGGATGGTGTCAAGAATAAAAAATAG
- the gltA gene encoding NADPH-dependent glutamate synthase: protein MPNMSKEKVKMKEQDPLVRIKNFNEVTCGYTLEEAMEEAGRCLQCKTRPCVGGCPVNVPIPEFIKEVRDGNIEEAYNIISKENRLPAICGRVCPQESQCEGKCVRGKKGEPVAIGRLERFVADYHMKNNKKDVVKPESNNKKVAVVGGGPASMTCAADLAKKGYQVTIFEALHQLGGVLMYGIPEFRLPKDLVQTELKSVTDLGVKVEKNVIVGKSITIDELFEEEGFQAVFVGSGAGLPRFMNIEGENLNGVYSANEFLTRVNLMKAYDFPNSPTPVKIGERVAVIGGGNVAMDAARTAKRLGAKEVKIVYRRSKEELPARIEEVHHAEQEQIIFDLLKNPVEILGEDGHVTGMKCIKMELGEPDESGRRRPQPIEGSEEVMDVDIVVVAIGQTPNPLLRNTTEGLDVNKRGCIIVNEDTMETTIDNVYAGGDAVTGAATVILAMGAGKKAAKAIDKKLSEN from the coding sequence ATGCCCAATATGAGTAAAGAAAAAGTTAAAATGAAGGAGCAGGATCCTTTAGTTAGAATAAAGAATTTTAATGAAGTTACTTGTGGTTACACTTTAGAAGAAGCTATGGAAGAAGCAGGAAGATGTTTACAATGTAAGACAAGACCATGTGTTGGTGGATGCCCTGTTAATGTTCCGATTCCTGAATTCATAAAAGAGGTTAGAGATGGAAATATAGAAGAAGCTTACAATATTATTTCCAAAGAAAATAGACTTCCAGCTATATGTGGAAGAGTCTGTCCTCAGGAATCCCAATGTGAAGGTAAATGTGTAAGAGGTAAAAAAGGTGAACCAGTAGCTATTGGTAGACTTGAACGTTTTGTTGCTGATTATCATATGAAAAATAATAAAAAAGATGTGGTAAAACCAGAATCCAACAATAAGAAAGTTGCAGTCGTAGGTGGTGGACCTGCAAGTATGACATGTGCTGCTGATTTAGCTAAAAAAGGTTACCAAGTAACTATTTTTGAAGCACTTCATCAACTTGGAGGGGTACTCATGTATGGTATACCTGAGTTCCGTTTGCCAAAAGATTTAGTTCAGACAGAGTTGAAAAGTGTTACTGATCTAGGTGTAAAAGTTGAAAAAAATGTAATTGTAGGTAAATCAATCACTATTGACGAATTATTTGAAGAAGAAGGATTTCAAGCTGTATTCGTAGGTAGTGGTGCAGGACTTCCAAGATTCATGAATATAGAAGGTGAAAATCTTAATGGAGTATACTCAGCTAATGAGTTCCTTACAAGAGTCAACCTTATGAAAGCTTATGATTTCCCTAACAGTCCTACACCAGTGAAGATAGGTGAGAGAGTTGCTGTCATAGGTGGTGGTAATGTTGCTATGGATGCAGCCAGAACCGCTAAAAGACTTGGAGCTAAAGAAGTTAAGATAGTGTATAGAAGAAGTAAAGAGGAACTACCTGCAAGAATTGAAGAAGTACATCATGCAGAACAAGAACAGATTATATTTGATCTACTAAAAAATCCAGTAGAGATACTTGGTGAAGATGGACATGTTACTGGCATGAAATGCATTAAAATGGAGTTGGGTGAACCAGATGAAAGTGGTAGAAGAAGACCACAGCCAATAGAAGGTAGCGAAGAAGTTATGGATGTAGATATTGTTGTTGTAGCTATTGGTCAAACACCTAATCCTTTACTTAGGAATACAACAGAAGGACTTGATGTTAACAAAAGAGGTTGTATTATAGTTAATGAAGATACTATGGAAACTACTATAGATAATGTATATGCAGGTGGAGATGCTGTTACAGGAGCCGCAACTGTTATTCTTGCAATGGGAGCAGGAAAAAAAGCGGCTAAAGCTATTGATAAAAAATTAAGTGAAAATTAG
- the carB gene encoding carbamoyl-phosphate synthase (glutamine-hydrolyzing) large subunit: protein MPKNIDVKKVLVIGSGPIVIGQAAEFDYAGTQACKALREEGIEVVLVNSNPATIMTDDNIADKVYIQPLTVKALDYIIEKERPDGILPTLGGQTGLNMAVELKEAGILDKYDVTLLGTSLETIKKAEDRESFRNLMIEINEPIPKSKIICNIEDGIEFSKDIGFPIIVRPAYTLGGLGGGIANNESELRDILHTGLMHSRINQVLVEQSVAGWKEIEYEVMRDSNDTCIIICNMENIDPVGIHTGDSIVVAPSQTLTDNEYHMLRSSSIKIIKALEIEGGCNVQFALNPMSKEYIVIEVNPRVSRSSALASKAAGYPIAKIAAKIAIGLNLHEIDNAVTKKTKASFEPALDYVVTKIPKWPFDKFDYANRELGTAMKATGEVMAIDRTFESSLLKAVISLEGKETGLRKEDLEKLTKEEIYNKLKVVDDQRIFVLAEALRKKISVDTINEITSVDKWFLYKIENIISVEKELKSQLLTKELLEKAEKLGFTDIEILDLSKQSYETLDTLRRAYNIYPVYKMVDTCAAEFESHTPYYYSTYENENENIISKNEKIIVIGSGPIRIGQGIEFDYCSVHAVWSIRNLGYESIIINNNPETVSTDFDISNKLYFEPLFIEDVLNVIRKEQPKGVIVQFGGQTAINLAPKLVKNGVQILGTSVDSIDVAEDRERFDKLLNQLNINRPKGSSVSSVKEALQVANVINYPVLIRPSYVIGGRAMMVVRNDNDLKQYLNEAASISSDYQILIDEYIEGIEVEVDAISDGEDILIPGIMEHIERTGVHSGDSICVYPPQTLSEEVMDTIISYTKKIAKALEVIGLMNIQFVVRDEEVYIIEVNPRASRTVPILSKVTKIPMVQIAMETILGDKLKDMPYGINLAKTTNLVAVKAPVFSFVKLNNVDVALTPEMKSTGEVLGIDSSYEKALYKAFVAAGYKFYDEGDVLISINDESKEEALIYIRKLAEFGFKIHCTDGTNKYLNDMGINSTELSDDIDVVRDKMKNGEIIMVFNIPTKGKDINRDGFKLRTFAQHLGIPCFTCIDTLREYLNVMEFINIENTFTFETIDYYQ, encoded by the coding sequence ATGCCTAAGAATATAGATGTAAAAAAAGTGCTGGTTATTGGTTCTGGACCTATTGTTATCGGTCAAGCAGCAGAATTTGATTATGCAGGAACTCAAGCTTGTAAGGCTTTAAGAGAAGAAGGTATAGAAGTAGTTTTGGTTAATAGTAATCCTGCAACGATAATGACAGATGATAATATCGCAGATAAAGTCTATATCCAACCTCTTACTGTCAAAGCACTAGATTATATTATAGAAAAAGAGCGACCTGACGGTATTTTACCTACATTAGGTGGTCAAACGGGACTTAATATGGCTGTTGAATTAAAAGAAGCGGGTATTTTAGATAAATATGATGTAACACTACTTGGCACTTCTCTTGAAACCATAAAAAAGGCTGAAGACAGAGAGAGCTTCAGAAATTTGATGATTGAAATCAATGAACCCATTCCAAAAAGTAAAATCATCTGTAATATAGAAGATGGAATAGAATTTTCCAAAGATATCGGATTTCCTATTATAGTAAGACCTGCATATACATTAGGTGGTCTTGGTGGTGGAATTGCTAATAATGAATCAGAATTGAGAGACATCTTACACACAGGCCTAATGCACAGTAGAATCAATCAAGTTCTAGTCGAGCAGTCAGTGGCAGGTTGGAAAGAAATTGAATATGAAGTTATGAGAGATAGTAATGATACATGCATCATTATCTGTAATATGGAAAATATTGATCCTGTAGGTATTCATACTGGAGATAGTATTGTTGTAGCACCATCTCAGACTTTAACTGACAACGAATATCATATGCTTAGAAGTTCTTCTATAAAGATAATCAAAGCACTAGAAATAGAGGGTGGCTGTAATGTGCAATTTGCTCTTAACCCTATGAGTAAAGAATATATTGTCATAGAAGTTAATCCTAGAGTTAGTCGTTCTTCGGCATTAGCTTCAAAAGCTGCAGGATATCCTATTGCTAAGATTGCAGCTAAGATAGCTATAGGACTTAATCTACATGAAATAGATAATGCAGTAACCAAGAAGACAAAGGCTTCATTTGAACCAGCTCTTGATTATGTAGTTACTAAGATTCCTAAATGGCCTTTTGACAAGTTTGACTACGCCAATAGAGAATTAGGTACAGCTATGAAAGCAACTGGTGAGGTAATGGCTATTGATAGGACATTTGAAAGTTCTTTATTAAAAGCGGTAATATCCCTAGAGGGAAAAGAAACGGGACTCAGAAAAGAAGACCTGGAGAAGTTGACGAAAGAAGAAATCTACAACAAATTAAAAGTTGTTGATGACCAACGTATTTTTGTTCTAGCAGAAGCGTTAAGAAAGAAAATATCGGTAGATACTATTAATGAAATAACATCAGTAGATAAATGGTTCTTATATAAAATAGAGAATATAATTTCTGTAGAAAAAGAATTGAAATCTCAATTACTTACTAAAGAACTATTAGAGAAAGCTGAGAAACTAGGATTTACAGATATTGAGATATTAGATTTGTCAAAACAGTCTTACGAAACACTAGATACATTAAGAAGAGCTTACAATATTTATCCAGTTTACAAGATGGTTGATACTTGTGCAGCTGAATTCGAATCCCATACACCATATTATTATTCCACATATGAGAATGAAAATGAAAATATAATAAGTAAAAATGAAAAGATAATTGTAATAGGTTCAGGACCTATTAGAATAGGGCAGGGAATAGAATTTGATTATTGCTCAGTTCATGCTGTGTGGTCTATTAGAAATCTGGGATATGAATCAATTATCATCAATAATAACCCTGAAACAGTGAGTACAGATTTCGATATATCCAATAAATTATATTTTGAACCTCTCTTCATAGAAGATGTTCTTAATGTGATAAGAAAAGAACAACCGAAAGGTGTAATAGTTCAATTTGGTGGACAAACAGCTATCAATCTCGCTCCAAAACTAGTTAAAAATGGGGTTCAGATACTTGGAACTTCTGTAGATTCTATTGATGTTGCAGAAGATAGAGAGAGATTTGATAAGTTATTGAATCAATTGAATATAAATAGACCTAAGGGAAGTTCTGTATCATCTGTTAAAGAAGCATTACAAGTAGCTAATGTAATAAATTATCCTGTTCTTATAAGACCTTCATATGTCATTGGTGGTAGAGCAATGATGGTTGTAAGAAATGATAATGATTTAAAACAATATTTGAATGAAGCTGCATCCATATCATCAGATTATCAAATACTTATAGACGAATATATAGAAGGTATAGAAGTTGAAGTAGATGCCATATCAGATGGAGAAGATATATTGATTCCTGGAATCATGGAACATATTGAAAGGACAGGTGTTCATTCAGGTGATAGTATATGTGTGTATCCTCCTCAGACTTTATCTGAAGAAGTGATGGATACCATAATAAGTTATACTAAGAAGATTGCAAAAGCATTAGAAGTCATTGGACTCATGAATATACAATTTGTTGTTAGAGATGAAGAAGTGTATATCATAGAGGTTAACCCAAGAGCATCGAGAACTGTACCTATACTTAGTAAAGTAACTAAGATACCTATGGTTCAGATAGCTATGGAAACTATATTAGGAGATAAATTAAAAGATATGCCTTATGGCATCAATCTTGCAAAGACAACTAATTTAGTTGCAGTAAAAGCTCCTGTATTTTCATTTGTCAAGTTAAATAATGTAGATGTTGCATTAACTCCAGAAATGAAATCTACAGGTGAGGTATTAGGTATTGATTCCAGTTATGAGAAAGCTCTATACAAGGCTTTTGTAGCAGCCGGATATAAATTTTATGATGAAGGCGATGTATTAATATCAATTAATGATGAAAGTAAGGAAGAAGCTCTTATCTATATTAGGAAGCTTGCGGAATTTGGGTTCAAAATACATTGTACAGACGGAACTAATAAGTATCTGAATGACATGGGAATCAATAGTACTGAATTATCTGATGATATAGATGTTGTAAGAGATAAAATGAAAAATGGTGAAATAATTATGGTATTCAATATTCCCACTAAAGGTAAAGATATAAACAGAGACGGTTTCAAACTTAGAACTTTTGCACAGCACTTAGGAATACCTTGCTTCACATGTATTGATACTCTTAGAGAATATCTTAATGTGATGGAATTCATCAATATAGAAAATACATTTACTTTTGAAACAATAGACTATTATCAATAA
- a CDS encoding DMT family transporter, with protein sequence MGIILAIVAGALMSVQGVFDTRVTESSSIWVTNSFVQITGFLVCISAWFFTGRQSFADLLKVDSKWYLTGGILGAFIIFGVVKGMSALGPAYAVMLILIAQLIIAYLIELLGIFGTDQVAFQWRKMIAVAIMIGGIILFKWD encoded by the coding sequence ATGGGTATTATATTAGCTATAGTTGCAGGGGCACTTATGAGTGTCCAAGGTGTTTTTGATACTAGAGTTACGGAGAGTTCCTCAATATGGGTAACCAACTCATTTGTACAGATAACAGGATTTTTGGTTTGTATATCAGCATGGTTCTTTACTGGGAGACAAAGCTTTGCAGATTTATTGAAGGTAGATAGCAAATGGTACCTTACCGGTGGTATTTTGGGAGCTTTCATAATATTTGGAGTCGTAAAAGGTATGTCTGCATTAGGTCCTGCCTATGCTGTTATGCTGATACTGATAGCTCAATTGATAATTGCTTATTTGATTGAATTATTAGGTATTTTTGGAACTGATCAAGTAGCTTTTCAATGGAGAAAAATGATTGCTGTAGCTATTATGATAGGGGGTATAATTTTATTCAAATGGGATTAA
- a CDS encoding methylglyoxal synthase yields the protein MFQVKMGKQKHIALVAHDNRKKDLIEWVTKNKSVLSKHFLYATGTTGGIIAKETNLPVRRYKSGPLGGDMQIGARIIENDIDFLVFFWDPLEAQPHDPDVKALLRIAVLYDIPVASNVATADFLFSSSLMDKEYNRYIIDYGTRIKRKY from the coding sequence ATGTTCCAAGTTAAAATGGGGAAACAAAAACATATAGCATTAGTAGCTCACGATAATAGAAAAAAAGATTTGATAGAATGGGTTACAAAAAACAAATCAGTATTATCAAAACATTTTTTGTATGCAACTGGAACAACAGGTGGTATAATAGCAAAAGAAACCAACTTACCCGTAAGAAGATATAAAAGTGGACCTTTGGGTGGTGACATGCAGATAGGGGCTAGAATTATTGAAAATGATATTGATTTTCTTGTTTTCTTCTGGGATCCATTAGAAGCACAGCCACATGATCCTGATGTAAAAGCATTACTTAGGATTGCTGTTCTATATGATATACCAGTAGCATCAAATGTAGCTACAGCAGATTTTTTATTTAGTTCATCTCTTATGGATAAGGAATATAATAGATATATTATCGATTATGGGACAAGAATAAAGAGAAAATACTAA
- a CDS encoding NAD(+) synthase, which produces MNNGFVRVASASPTIKVADVDFNTNEIIKLIDDAVNKNVSILVLPELCITGYTCADLFFQEPLIRKSIEKLILLKKYSTGKEILFVVGIPIKYKNALYNCAATISNGKILGVVPKTYIPNYNEFYEQRWFSSSETITNDKIIIDGEDVPFGSSILFKHTRYEDLCIGIDICEDLWSPLPPSTVHAINGATIILNPSASNDLVGKSSYRKALVSSQSAKTITSYVYSSAGFGESTTDVVFSGHCLIYENGTKLKENKRFQLESNLIYSDIDIEKLMADRIKMTSYSNHLTSRFDLQYQIVPFDLNIMQDKIDRYIDPQPFVPNNQKKRSKRCEEIFSIQTLGLAKRIKHIGCEKVVVGISGGLDSTLALLVCTMTYDLLGKDRKNIIGVTMPGFGTTDRTYNNAISLMNHLGVTIKEISIKQSCLVHFKDIGHDPTNHSTTYENVQARERTQILMDLSNKLNGIVIGTGDLSEMALGWATYNGDHMSMYSVNTTIPKTLVRYLVKWISDYKVGENAKAVLMDILDTPVSPELLPPDKNTGKIKQKTEEVVGPYELHDFFLYNMLRFGFSPTKVYRLALQAFDGKYSCDTIKKWINTFYKRFFMQQFKRSCIPDGPKVGSICLSPRGDLRMPSDAVSKIWLEEIEQL; this is translated from the coding sequence ATAAATAATGGATTTGTTAGAGTCGCTTCTGCTTCTCCTACAATAAAAGTTGCAGACGTGGATTTTAATACTAATGAAATAATCAAACTAATAGATGATGCAGTTAACAAAAATGTATCAATTCTTGTTTTACCTGAATTGTGTATTACAGGTTATACATGCGCCGACCTTTTTTTCCAAGAACCTTTAATAAGAAAGAGCATAGAAAAATTGATTTTACTGAAAAAATATTCTACTGGTAAAGAAATTCTTTTTGTGGTTGGTATCCCAATTAAATATAAAAACGCATTATATAACTGTGCTGCAACAATCTCCAATGGTAAAATCTTAGGTGTCGTACCCAAGACTTATATACCCAATTATAATGAGTTCTATGAGCAAAGATGGTTTTCATCCTCAGAAACCATAACTAATGATAAAATAATTATTGACGGTGAAGACGTTCCTTTTGGGTCTTCTATTCTATTTAAACATACTAGATATGAAGATCTATGTATAGGTATAGACATATGTGAAGATCTCTGGTCTCCATTACCACCTAGTACAGTACATGCAATCAATGGAGCAACTATTATACTTAATCCATCTGCTAGTAATGACTTAGTAGGTAAAAGTTCGTATAGAAAAGCTTTAGTATCATCTCAATCAGCAAAAACTATCACATCTTATGTATATTCTTCTGCAGGTTTTGGTGAATCTACTACGGATGTTGTTTTCAGTGGACATTGCCTAATATATGAAAATGGTACGAAATTAAAAGAAAACAAAAGATTCCAATTGGAATCAAATCTAATATATTCTGATATTGATATAGAAAAATTAATGGCTGATAGGATTAAAATGACTAGCTATTCTAATCACTTAACCTCTCGTTTTGATTTACAATATCAAATTGTACCATTTGACTTGAATATCATGCAAGATAAAATTGATAGATATATAGACCCTCAGCCTTTTGTTCCAAATAACCAGAAAAAAAGAAGTAAAAGATGCGAGGAAATTTTTTCTATCCAAACATTGGGACTAGCTAAAAGAATCAAACATATTGGATGTGAAAAAGTAGTTGTAGGTATTTCGGGTGGTTTGGATTCAACTCTTGCTTTGCTGGTATGTACTATGACATATGACTTATTGGGTAAAGACAGGAAAAATATAATAGGTGTCACAATGCCAGGTTTCGGAACAACCGATAGAACTTATAATAATGCCATATCCTTAATGAATCACCTTGGTGTAACAATTAAGGAAATATCAATTAAGCAATCTTGCCTTGTTCACTTTAAAGATATAGGACATGACCCTACTAACCATAGTACTACTTATGAGAATGTACAAGCTAGAGAAAGAACACAAATATTGATGGATCTATCTAATAAATTGAATGGTATCGTAATCGGTACAGGAGATCTATCAGAAATGGCTCTAGGTTGGGCAACCTATAACGGAGATCATATGTCTATGTATTCTGTTAACACTACTATCCCTAAAACGCTAGTAAGATATCTTGTCAAATGGATAAGTGATTATAAGGTTGGTGAAAATGCTAAAGCAGTTTTAATGGATATATTGGACACACCTGTCAGTCCAGAACTTCTACCTCCCGATAAAAACACAGGAAAGATTAAGCAAAAAACAGAAGAAGTAGTCGGTCCATATGAATTACATGATTTCTTCTTATATAATATGTTAAGATTTGGTTTTTCTCCTACAAAAGTATACAGATTAGCTCTACAAGCTTTTGACGGTAAATATTCTTGTGATACTATCAAAAAATGGATAAATACTTTTTATAAAAGGTTTTTCATGCAACAATTCAAACGTTCTTGTATACCAGATGGACCAAAAGTAGGTTCAATTTGCTTATCTCCAAGAGGAGATCTAAGAATGCCTAGTGACGCGGTATCTAAGATTTGGTTAGAAGAAATAGAACAATTATAG
- a CDS encoding glycoside hydrolase family 3 protein codes for MNRIICLLVVLVFLMTGCSFDENNQNDNVTKEEENINGTDNEVIVDENVGEDKETKDIDTIDKTDDEKIDDIIDGMTLEEKIGQMFIIDADSLNGNTVLTELDDSGRELLEKYNLGGVIFFKNNIDTIAQTEKLIDDIQEASEIPLFISVDEEGGIVSRIAKNPNMHATILPDNKEIGDTKKPENAYKIGKILGREISSLGFNMNFAPVADVNTNPDNTVIGVRAYGSDEYLVGDMVYNCVKGLQEENVSAVVKHFPGHGDTTNDTHLGSVVINHDIERLREIEFVPFKKGIEADVDGVMLAHIKAPLIDETNTEASLSKKIVTDILRKELGYDGLVITDALNMGAIVNQYGTKEVCLKAVEAGVDILLMPIPFKEGYTGILEAIDSGIISEDRVDKSVRRILRVKLKRELFSRSSAKDADEILGGKENRELLDSIFK; via the coding sequence ATGAATAGAATAATATGTTTGTTGGTTGTTTTAGTTTTCTTGATGACAGGCTGCTCATTTGATGAAAATAACCAGAATGATAATGTAACTAAAGAAGAAGAGAACATAAATGGTACAGATAATGAAGTAATCGTAGATGAAAATGTAGGCGAAGATAAAGAAACTAAGGATATTGATACAATAGATAAAACTGACGACGAAAAGATAGATGATATAATTGATGGGATGACGTTAGAAGAAAAGATAGGACAAATGTTCATAATAGATGCTGATTCTCTTAATGGTAATACAGTTCTGACTGAGCTTGACGATTCTGGTAGAGAATTACTAGAAAAGTATAACTTGGGTGGAGTGATTTTCTTCAAAAACAATATAGATACCATAGCTCAAACTGAAAAGTTAATTGATGATATTCAAGAAGCATCAGAAATTCCACTTTTCATTTCAGTCGATGAAGAGGGAGGTATAGTATCAAGAATAGCTAAGAATCCTAATATGCATGCAACAATTTTACCTGATAATAAAGAAATAGGAGATACTAAAAAACCTGAAAATGCATATAAAATAGGAAAAATACTTGGAAGAGAAATATCATCTCTAGGATTTAACATGAATTTTGCTCCTGTGGCAGATGTAAATACTAATCCTGACAATACAGTTATAGGTGTTAGAGCTTATGGTAGTGATGAATATTTAGTTGGTGATATGGTATATAATTGTGTGAAAGGATTACAGGAAGAGAATGTTTCAGCTGTTGTTAAACATTTTCCAGGTCATGGAGATACGACTAATGATACTCACTTAGGTTCAGTAGTTATTAACCATGATATTGAAAGACTTAGAGAGATAGAATTTGTACCATTCAAAAAAGGAATTGAGGCTGATGTGGATGGAGTGATGTTAGCACATATTAAAGCACCCTTAATAGATGAAACCAATACAGAAGCATCGTTATCTAAGAAGATCGTAACTGATATCCTTAGAAAGGAATTAGGCTATGATGGGCTTGTTATCACTGATGCTCTTAATATGGGAGCAATAGTTAACCAATATGGAACAAAAGAAGTATGTTTAAAAGCAGTAGAAGCTGGTGTTGACATATTACTTATGCCTATACCATTTAAAGAAGGATATACTGGAATTTTAGAAGCTATTGATTCTGGAATTATATCTGAAGATAGAGTTGATAAATCCGTTAGAAGGATATTAAGAGTTAAGTTGAAAAGAGAACTATTCAGTAGAAGTAGTGCTAAGGATGCAGATGAAATTCTTGGAGGTAAAGAAAACCGAGAATTGTTGGATAGCATTTTCAAGTAA
- the carA gene encoding glutamine-hydrolyzing carbamoyl-phosphate synthase small subunit — MYAKLILEDGTVLEGKGFGADTTVCGELVFNTGMTGYTEILTDPSYAGQVVTMTYPLIGNYGINDEDMESSCIRVSGFVVKEYSVNPNHWQCEKDIDTYLKENNIPGIYDIDTRMLTKKIREKGTMKCIITTENVDRVLEKLNDYRFPSNIVEQVSRKDIKHIEGSGKKIGVVDLGVKSGIIDQLASLDCDIYIFPYDISSKKIIEYDLDGVLFSNGPGDPKEANIPIETVKEIIGKLPVFGICLGHQIIALALGADTYKLKFGHRGSNHPVMNINTGKVFISSQNHGYAVKESSFTKNMEKTFINVNDNTIEGFSSSYYNIETVQFHPEEGPGPEDCHYIFRDWIKAINM; from the coding sequence ATGTATGCTAAATTAATTCTTGAAGATGGGACAGTGCTAGAAGGAAAAGGTTTTGGAGCTGATACTACTGTTTGTGGTGAGTTGGTCTTCAATACTGGAATGACAGGATATACGGAAATATTGACAGACCCTTCTTATGCAGGGCAAGTGGTTACAATGACATATCCTTTGATTGGTAATTACGGTATAAATGATGAAGATATGGAATCGAGCTGTATTAGAGTTTCAGGATTTGTCGTTAAGGAATACTCAGTTAATCCTAACCATTGGCAGTGTGAAAAAGATATTGATACATATCTAAAAGAAAACAATATCCCTGGTATATATGATATTGATACAAGAATGTTAACTAAGAAGATAAGAGAAAAAGGAACTATGAAGTGTATTATAACTACTGAGAATGTAGATAGGGTATTAGAGAAATTAAATGATTATAGGTTCCCTAGTAATATTGTTGAACAGGTATCTAGAAAAGATATTAAACATATTGAAGGGTCAGGTAAAAAAATTGGTGTTGTTGATCTTGGAGTAAAATCAGGTATAATTGACCAGCTTGCAAGTCTTGACTGTGATATTTATATTTTTCCTTATGACATTAGTTCTAAGAAGATTATTGAATATGATTTAGATGGAGTACTATTTTCCAATGGACCTGGCGATCCTAAGGAAGCTAATATACCAATTGAAACTGTGAAAGAAATAATAGGTAAGTTACCTGTTTTCGGAATATGTCTTGGACATCAGATTATTGCACTTGCTCTTGGAGCAGATACTTATAAACTGAAATTCGGACATAGAGGGAGCAACCATCCTGTAATGAACATAAATACTGGTAAGGTATTTATATCATCCCAGAATCATGGATATGCAGTAAAAGAAAGTAGTTTTACTAAAAATATGGAAAAGACTTTTATCAATGTTAATGACAATACCATTGAAGGATTCAGTTCTTCTTATTACAATATAGAAACAGTACAGTTTCATCCAGAAGAAGGACCAGGACCAGAAGATTGCCATTATATTTTTAGAGATTGGATTAAAGCAATTAATATGTAA